The Denticeps clupeoides chromosome 5, fDenClu1.1, whole genome shotgun sequence genome includes a region encoding these proteins:
- the pi4kb gene encoding phosphatidylinositol 4-kinase beta isoform X1, producing the protein MGDTELELSPAQLEEDLQKSPSVSSTSTTSSFSLPSSPSSGLHHSDSPSTGDTLLTNSPTLDIITEGVSELSLVIDPEVARKACQEVLQKVKKQKGDPENPDASSDLVNGTAHTELGDGGGTKPPKIREEEEEPLPGSVKSAQRRQKNNSSKQSWLLRLFESKLFDISMAISYLYNSKEPGVQAYIGNRLFSFRHDDVDFYLPQLLNMYIHMDEDVGDAIKPYVVHRCRQSISFSLQCAWLLGAYSSDMHISTQRHSRGTKLRKLILSDELKPASHRARRELPPPTSHGLSDHGLSPSKRTHQRSKSDATVSISLSSNLKRTASNPKVENSQDEDRSSSSDSLDLETGTPVRLTPQREFIKSLMGIGKRLATLPTKEQKTLRLISELSLLNHKLPARVWLPTAAFDHHVVRVPHTQAVVLNSKDKAPYLIYVEVLECDNFETSSVPVRIPETRIRSTRSVENLPDCGVTAEQRTGSFYAVSNYDNDDEAWSVDDIGELQVELPEIHTNSCDNISQFSVDSITSQESKEPIYIAAGDIRRRLSEQLAHTPTTFRKDPEDPSAVALKEPWQEKVHRIREGSPYGHLPNWRLLSVIVKCGDDLRQELLAFQVLKQLQTIWEQERVPLWIKPYKILVISSDSGMIEPVVNAVSIHQVKKQSQLSLLDYFLQEHGSYNTEAFLTAQRNFVQSCAGYCLICYLLQVKDRHNGNILLDSEGHIIHIDFGFILSSSPRNLGFETSAFKLTSEFVDVMGGLDGDMFNYYKMLMLQGLIAARKHMDKVVQIVEIMQQGSQLPCFHGSSTIRNLKERFHMSLTEEQLQVLVEQMVDGSMRSITTKLYDGFQYLTNGIM; encoded by the exons ATGGGTGACACAGAGCTGGAGCTGTCACCTGCCCAGCTGGAGGAGGATCTCCAGAAGAGCCCTTCtgtctcctccacctccactacctcctccttctctttgCCATCTTCACCCTCCTCTGGTCTCCACCATTCAGACAGCCCCAGCACGGGTGACACTTTGCTGACCAATAGCCCCACCCTGGACATCATAACAGAGGGTGTCAGTGAGCTGAGTCTTGTCATTGACCCAGAAGTGGCCAGGAAGGCCTGCCAGGAGGTTCTGCAGAAGGTCAAGAAGCAGAAAGGGGACCCAGAAAATCCTGATGCCAGCTCAGACCTGGTCAATGGGACGGCACATACAGAACTTGGAGACGGAGGGGGCACCAAACCACCAAAGATCcgtgaggaagaagaggagccCCTCCCTGGCTCGGTGAAGAGCGCCCAGCGGCGTCAGAAGAACAACTCTTCCAAACAGTCGTGGCTCCTCCGGCTGTTCGAGTCCAAGCTCTTCGACATCTCCATGGCCATTTCCTACCTGTACAACTCCAAAGAACCCGGCGTACAGGCGTACATCGGAAACCGGCTGTTCAGCTTCCGCCACGACGACGTGGACTTTTACCTTCCACAGCTGCTCAACATGTACATACACATGGACGAGGACGTGGGTGATGCCATCAAGCCCTACGTGGTGCACCGTTGCCGGCAAAGCATCAGCTTCTCGCTGCAGTGTGCCTGGTTGCTGGGCGCCTACTCCTCCGACATGCACATTTCCACGCAGCGCCATTCGCGCGGGACCAAGCTGCGGAAACTCATCCTGTCGGACGAGCTGAAGCCAGCCAGCCACCGGGCCCGCAGGGAGCTCCCGCCGCCCACGTCCCACGGCCTGTCCGATCATGGCCTCTCGCCCTCTAAACGGACACACCAGCGCTCCAAGTCCGATGCGACCGTTAGCATCAGCCTCAGCAGCAACCTGAAGAGAACAGCTAGCAACCCCAAAGTGGAGAACAGCCAGGACGAG GATCGGAGCTCGAGCTCTGACAGTCTTGACTTAGAGACTGGTACA CCGGTACGCTTGACGCCTCAGAGAGAGTTCATAAAGTCCCTGATGGGCATAGGTAAGCGGTTGGCCACGCTACCTACTAAAGAGCAGAAGACCCTGCGGCTCATCAGCGAACTGTCGCTGCTCAACCACAAGCTGCCGGCCCGCGTCTGGCTGCCCACCGCTGCCTTTGACCACCATGTGGTCCGAGTGCCACACACGCAGGCGGTGGTGCTCAACTCCAAGGACAAG GCTCCTTATTTAATCTACGTGGAAGTTTTGGAGTGTGACAACTTTGAAACCTCCAGCGTTCCTGTGCGAATTCCGGAGACACGCATACGTAGCACGCGTTCGGTGGAGAACCTGCCAGACTGTGGTGTCACAGCTGAACAACGAACAGGGAGCTTCTATGCCGTGTCTAACTATGACAATGATGATGAGGCCTGGTCTGTAGATGACATTGGAGAGCTCCAGGTGGAG CTACCAGAGATCCACACCAACAGCTGTGACAACATTTCTCAGTTTTCAGTTGACAGCATCACCAGCCAAGAGAGCAAAGAACCCATCTACATCGCTGCTGGGGACATCAG ACGGCGTCTTTCtgagcaactcgctcacacccCTACAACATTTAGAAAGGATCCAGAAGATCCATCAGCAGTGGCTCTTAAAGAACCATGGCAGGAAAAAGTCCA TCGGATAAGAGAGGGATCCCCCTATGGCCATCTTCCCAACTGGCGTCTCCTCTCAGTGATAGTGAAGTGTGGGGATGACCTTCGACAAGAACTCCTGGCCTTCCAAGTGCTGAAGCAACTGCAG ACAATCTGGGAACAGGAACGGGTTCCCTTGTGGATAAAGCCATATAAGATCCTGGTCATCTCCTCAGACAGTGGCATGATCGAGCCGGTGGTGAATGCTGTGTCCATTCATCAGGTGAAGAAGCAGAGCCAACTGTCCTTGTTGGACTATTTCCTTCAGGAGCACGGCAGCTACAACACCGAGGCCTTCCTCACAGCCCAGCGCAACTTTGTGCAGAGCTGTGCTGGCTACTGCCTCATCTGCTACCTGCTGCAGGTCAAGGACAG gcACAATGGCAATATCCTGCTGGACTCCGAGGGCCACATTATCCATATTGATTTCGGCTTCATCCTGTCCAGCTCTCCCAGAAACTTGGGCTTTGAGACATCAGCCTTTAAATTAACCAGTGAATTTGTTGAC GTAATGGGAGGTCTGGATGGTGACATGTTCAATTACTATAAGATGCTCATGCTTCAGGGTCTCATCGCTGCTCGCAAGCATATGGACAAGGTTGTTCAGATTGTGGAGATCATGCAACAAG gTTCCCAGCTTCCCTGCTTCCATGGATCCAGCACCATCAGGAACCTAAAGGAACGGTTTCACATGAGCCTGACAGAGGAGCAGCTTCAGGTCCTGGTGGAGCAGATGGTAGATGGTTCCATGCGCTCTATCACCACCAAGCTGTACGATGGCTTCCAGTATCTCACCAATGGCATCATGTGA
- the pi4kb gene encoding phosphatidylinositol 4-kinase beta isoform X2: protein MGDTELELSPAQLEEDLQKSPSVSSTSTTSSFSLPSSPSSGLHHSDSPSTGDTLLTNSPTLDIITEGVSELSLVIDPEVARKACQEVLQKVKKQKGDPENPDASSDLVNGTAHTELGDGGGTKPPKIREEEEEPLPGSVKSAQRRQKNNSSKQSWLLRLFESKLFDISMAISYLYNSKEPGVQAYIGNRLFSFRHDDVDFYLPQLLNMYIHMDEDVGDAIKPYVVHRCRQSISFSLQCAWLLGAYSSDMHISTQRHSRGTKLRKLILSDELKPASHRARRELPPPTSHGLSDHGLSPSKRTHQRSKSDATVSISLSSNLKRTASNPKVENSQDEPVRLTPQREFIKSLMGIGKRLATLPTKEQKTLRLISELSLLNHKLPARVWLPTAAFDHHVVRVPHTQAVVLNSKDKAPYLIYVEVLECDNFETSSVPVRIPETRIRSTRSVENLPDCGVTAEQRTGSFYAVSNYDNDDEAWSVDDIGELQVELPEIHTNSCDNISQFSVDSITSQESKEPIYIAAGDIRRRLSEQLAHTPTTFRKDPEDPSAVALKEPWQEKVHRIREGSPYGHLPNWRLLSVIVKCGDDLRQELLAFQVLKQLQTIWEQERVPLWIKPYKILVISSDSGMIEPVVNAVSIHQVKKQSQLSLLDYFLQEHGSYNTEAFLTAQRNFVQSCAGYCLICYLLQVKDRHNGNILLDSEGHIIHIDFGFILSSSPRNLGFETSAFKLTSEFVDVMGGLDGDMFNYYKMLMLQGLIAARKHMDKVVQIVEIMQQGSQLPCFHGSSTIRNLKERFHMSLTEEQLQVLVEQMVDGSMRSITTKLYDGFQYLTNGIM, encoded by the exons ATGGGTGACACAGAGCTGGAGCTGTCACCTGCCCAGCTGGAGGAGGATCTCCAGAAGAGCCCTTCtgtctcctccacctccactacctcctccttctctttgCCATCTTCACCCTCCTCTGGTCTCCACCATTCAGACAGCCCCAGCACGGGTGACACTTTGCTGACCAATAGCCCCACCCTGGACATCATAACAGAGGGTGTCAGTGAGCTGAGTCTTGTCATTGACCCAGAAGTGGCCAGGAAGGCCTGCCAGGAGGTTCTGCAGAAGGTCAAGAAGCAGAAAGGGGACCCAGAAAATCCTGATGCCAGCTCAGACCTGGTCAATGGGACGGCACATACAGAACTTGGAGACGGAGGGGGCACCAAACCACCAAAGATCcgtgaggaagaagaggagccCCTCCCTGGCTCGGTGAAGAGCGCCCAGCGGCGTCAGAAGAACAACTCTTCCAAACAGTCGTGGCTCCTCCGGCTGTTCGAGTCCAAGCTCTTCGACATCTCCATGGCCATTTCCTACCTGTACAACTCCAAAGAACCCGGCGTACAGGCGTACATCGGAAACCGGCTGTTCAGCTTCCGCCACGACGACGTGGACTTTTACCTTCCACAGCTGCTCAACATGTACATACACATGGACGAGGACGTGGGTGATGCCATCAAGCCCTACGTGGTGCACCGTTGCCGGCAAAGCATCAGCTTCTCGCTGCAGTGTGCCTGGTTGCTGGGCGCCTACTCCTCCGACATGCACATTTCCACGCAGCGCCATTCGCGCGGGACCAAGCTGCGGAAACTCATCCTGTCGGACGAGCTGAAGCCAGCCAGCCACCGGGCCCGCAGGGAGCTCCCGCCGCCCACGTCCCACGGCCTGTCCGATCATGGCCTCTCGCCCTCTAAACGGACACACCAGCGCTCCAAGTCCGATGCGACCGTTAGCATCAGCCTCAGCAGCAACCTGAAGAGAACAGCTAGCAACCCCAAAGTGGAGAACAGCCAGGACGAG CCGGTACGCTTGACGCCTCAGAGAGAGTTCATAAAGTCCCTGATGGGCATAGGTAAGCGGTTGGCCACGCTACCTACTAAAGAGCAGAAGACCCTGCGGCTCATCAGCGAACTGTCGCTGCTCAACCACAAGCTGCCGGCCCGCGTCTGGCTGCCCACCGCTGCCTTTGACCACCATGTGGTCCGAGTGCCACACACGCAGGCGGTGGTGCTCAACTCCAAGGACAAG GCTCCTTATTTAATCTACGTGGAAGTTTTGGAGTGTGACAACTTTGAAACCTCCAGCGTTCCTGTGCGAATTCCGGAGACACGCATACGTAGCACGCGTTCGGTGGAGAACCTGCCAGACTGTGGTGTCACAGCTGAACAACGAACAGGGAGCTTCTATGCCGTGTCTAACTATGACAATGATGATGAGGCCTGGTCTGTAGATGACATTGGAGAGCTCCAGGTGGAG CTACCAGAGATCCACACCAACAGCTGTGACAACATTTCTCAGTTTTCAGTTGACAGCATCACCAGCCAAGAGAGCAAAGAACCCATCTACATCGCTGCTGGGGACATCAG ACGGCGTCTTTCtgagcaactcgctcacacccCTACAACATTTAGAAAGGATCCAGAAGATCCATCAGCAGTGGCTCTTAAAGAACCATGGCAGGAAAAAGTCCA TCGGATAAGAGAGGGATCCCCCTATGGCCATCTTCCCAACTGGCGTCTCCTCTCAGTGATAGTGAAGTGTGGGGATGACCTTCGACAAGAACTCCTGGCCTTCCAAGTGCTGAAGCAACTGCAG ACAATCTGGGAACAGGAACGGGTTCCCTTGTGGATAAAGCCATATAAGATCCTGGTCATCTCCTCAGACAGTGGCATGATCGAGCCGGTGGTGAATGCTGTGTCCATTCATCAGGTGAAGAAGCAGAGCCAACTGTCCTTGTTGGACTATTTCCTTCAGGAGCACGGCAGCTACAACACCGAGGCCTTCCTCACAGCCCAGCGCAACTTTGTGCAGAGCTGTGCTGGCTACTGCCTCATCTGCTACCTGCTGCAGGTCAAGGACAG gcACAATGGCAATATCCTGCTGGACTCCGAGGGCCACATTATCCATATTGATTTCGGCTTCATCCTGTCCAGCTCTCCCAGAAACTTGGGCTTTGAGACATCAGCCTTTAAATTAACCAGTGAATTTGTTGAC GTAATGGGAGGTCTGGATGGTGACATGTTCAATTACTATAAGATGCTCATGCTTCAGGGTCTCATCGCTGCTCGCAAGCATATGGACAAGGTTGTTCAGATTGTGGAGATCATGCAACAAG gTTCCCAGCTTCCCTGCTTCCATGGATCCAGCACCATCAGGAACCTAAAGGAACGGTTTCACATGAGCCTGACAGAGGAGCAGCTTCAGGTCCTGGTGGAGCAGATGGTAGATGGTTCCATGCGCTCTATCACCACCAAGCTGTACGATGGCTTCCAGTATCTCACCAATGGCATCATGTGA